DNA from Peromyscus leucopus breed LL Stock chromosome 3, UCI_PerLeu_2.1, whole genome shotgun sequence:
gaggGTTGCCTTAAGTTCTGGACCAGAttgatctacacagtgaattcctagacagacagagatacagagtgAGAGCTtgtcttagaaacaaaacaaatcaaaactgtTGGGAAAGCCTCACTCCTTTCCATGAGGTTCTTACCTTGTTGGGGATGTCCATTCCTTATACTGCTGGAGACCTAGCAGATGGCAGCTGGAGAGATTCACTGATTTCAGACATGTCAAACTCAGAAAACTGTACATCTTGAAGttgcaaaaaaaggggggggttaTGGCTAGACAACAAATACATAATCATTGAAAACTTAATTGAATGTTGTTAAATCTTTGTGTCCTTAAGAAAGCCGGCTCTTGTCTTGATCTTGTTTTTCTGAGAATTATGATATTTGAATGAGAgtggctcccacaggctcatatgtttggatGCCtagtcccagttggtggaactgcttgtGTAGGCGTAGGAGgcgtggtcttgttagaggaggtgtgccactggacgtaggctttgaggttttgtttCCAGTGCgtctctctctgccctgtggtTGTTGTCTCGACAgaaaagctctcagctactgccatgcctgcctgctgccatgttttctACCATGTTGTCATGGactcacctctgaaactgtaagtaaggcCTCAGTAAGAAACCGgatagaggggctggagaaatggcccagtggtcaagagcacccacatggcagctcacaactgtctgtaactccagttccaggggccctgacaccctcacacagacacacactcagcaaaacaccaatgcacctgaaataaaaataaataagttattgaaaaaaagaaacctgaTGAAGACAGAAGTGAAGGTGTTGGTTAGACACTCACAAAGCTTCCCCTGTGCTTAAGGAAGAAAATGCTTTGTAAATGGCTAGAGCTGTAAAAAGTAAAGTAGCAGAATTCTTAATGAACTGTTAAAACATGCTCTTCAGCTGCTCGCGGAAGCCGCCGTCGACATGGTGCAGGCCTGGTACATGGACAAGTCCGCCGCCGACCCGCGGCTGCCCCACCGCACGCAGCCCGACCGCCTGGTGGGCCTGGAGCAGCTGCGCACGCTCGGAGTGCTCTATTGGAAGCTGGATGCTGACAAGTATGAGAATGATCCAGAACTGGAAAAGATCCGGAAAGAGAGAAACTACTCCTGGATGGACATCATCACCATATGCAAAGAGAAACTTCCCAATTATGAGGAGAAAATCAAGATGTTCTTCGAGGAGCATCTGCACCTGGATGAGGAGATCCGCTACATCCTGGAGGGCAGTGGGTACTtcgatgtcagggacaaggaggACAAGTGGATCCGGATTTCCATGGAGAAGGGGGACATGATCACGCTTCCCGCTGGCATCTACCACCGGTTCACGCTGGATGAGAAGAACTATGTGAAGGCCATGCGGCTGTTTGTGGGAGAGCCTGTGTGGACACCGTACAACCGTCCAGCCGACCATTTTGAAGCCCGGGTACAGTATGTGAAGTTTTTGGAAGGAAGAGCATAGCGGTGCTCCCGGAAGAGTAACCGCACTGTGTGAGGCTCTTGCTGCAGTCACCGATGGGAAGGTTGCTCACCTCTCTGCGTTTGTATGTGGACTTGACACTAGACCAGCTCTCCTTAGCAAGATTGCCAGATCAGATTCTTTTTAATGAAAGCATCtataaaggtgattttttttttttttttttttttttttttttttttttggttttccgagacagggtttctctgtgtagctttgcgcctttcctggagctcacttggtagcccaggctggcctcgaactcacagagatccgcctggctctgcctcccgagtgctgggattaaaggcgtgcgccaccaccgcccggcttataaagGTGATTTTTATATGAATGCCTCAAAAATGTGAACAAGTGATCTTAATTTTCCCTAATTCTGTCAAGCCTTAGAGGTATGGGAGCTATGGGTTGGTGTATGCATCATGCATGACAGATGGTTATGTCCCAGAAGGTCCTTCCGTAGGTGTGTATTGGAATGTGACAATGTGCCCTTTGGAAGGGGGCAGTTATACCCAGCACAAGTAACCAGAAGGAAGATGTTTTTCTCCCTCGCTGATCTCTGGGTGGGGAAGTgggattgtttgtttttcttccttcagatTAAAGCAGCTACCTTAATTATATGCTCATGGTAAGCTGTATTATGCTCATGTTTATTAAAGCCTCTCACTAGAGTCCTTATATGATTTTATGTGTGCATGGCTAATTTCTACATCAGGGTAGAATCTTTTCAGAGTGATTTCAGGTCCTTTTGCAATCAAGAGTCAAAAGAAGTAACATGATTTTCCTCCTCAAGTGCCTTGGGGCTAGACTGATATAGCTTAGATGTAGACCTCGAACCTAacatatgcaaggccctgggcatGGGCCCCAGCACCacaataaagaataataatgCTGAAACATGTTTATGTGTAGTGTGTTATGATTTCAGAAAACCCCAATAATCTGTGCTGTAGAAGGGCAGGCTATTCTCTAAGTGACAGCTCTCAATGTGAGGTTGTCTGTTACCTGCATCACCATGTTAGATTTGGGGGCTTGCTTCTGCCATACAGGGGAGCTTGAGCCATGGGGTGGGTGACTGAAGCTGCCCCAGCTTCAGAACTCAGATGTGTACAAGCAGCACATCCAAGGCTCTCTGCCTCTAGAGCTACTGTCTGTAAGTAAGGACTGATCTGCTAGCTCTGGTCTACcgattattgttgttgtttgtttttaaagattgtatTACTCTGTAGCAGCAGCTGGCCTGGACctggatatgtagaccaggctggcctcaaattcacagagagcctcctgtctctgtcttctgagtgctgggattaaaggtgtgtgccactgtgcttggctttaattaaaaaaaaaaaagttaaaaaaaaaaaaaccaaaaaaaaaaaaaaaacaaaaaaaaccatgctCTTCAATTGCCCAGGTCACAAAAGAATCCTACTCTGTTGTTGTGTGCTATGGGggtcttccccctcctcctctagctcctccctcttcctctcctccttccctttcttccttttgaggTAATTGGTAAGTGGTACAGTAACCCGGCTGAGAAGACACGGTGCTGGGATTCTGCATCCTTAGCTGGcctctttctctgttcctggctGTAGTTGTTGATGACACACTGCACAGAGCATTGCCAGGTGAAGAATGAGAGGTTTATAAACAGGAACAAAATGCACGGGTCACCTTCACGGGGGCTCAGTCCAGGAAGTGGAGAAGGGTGACCTCTGAACTCTTACCAAGTTAGGAAACACTTGGGTGCTGAGCAGAGACGAGGCAGAAGGTCCAGAAGGTCTTCTGCCTGAGACAGAAATTTCTTATATCTGGATGAAAGGACTGAAAACAGAATCAGAACAATTATTATGTTTCAACTCTAGTTCTCTGTTTTCTTGTCAGCTCTGTATTTGGCTGTTTTGTAACCAGGTCTCTTATGTACCTGAGCCTCGGTGAGAACCGAGTGCAAACATTCTCCCACACAGCACACtgcttgctttgctttgcttgtttGGGGCTTAACTTGGAAGAGATCATTTGTTGGAGTTTGTTGCCACAGGCCGTCTTCTATTTTGGACAGAAAgctgtctccctctcctctggTCCGTCATGTAGAAGGCACAGTGGTGAGAAGTCACACTGGCCTGGGAATCTCCTCTTCCTGGCATACTCTGAATTTGCAATTCTAGCTCAGAACTGAAGATGCATTAGAAGGAAGTTGATCTTGATATTTCAAGACTACTTCAGAAATCTTATCCTTGCCTATCATTTCAGAGTTTATTACACGTACTAAAGAGGGCTAAGTACCCTGCCAAATTCTTTCTAATATTATCATTAAAGATATTTAGTTACTAGGTATTTCTTCAGCCACTGAAAATGGCATGCAATTACCCACAGGGtatattttctcctttcaaaCTGCAAAGCCCCAGAGATTCTGACTAATTGACAACCTCTTCTAGGGACATTACTCACTATGAATTACCCTTCTATAAGTCTAGATTATGGGAGACTAATGACCTGTCATATTCTGAGCCATGTGTATCATAATTTATAACAGGGATTTCAAGCCATATTTTGCTCCTGGTCAGCGGTttttgccttatttatttattcatggagTG
Protein-coding regions in this window:
- the LOC114700277 gene encoding 1,2-dihydroxy-3-keto-5-methylthiopentene dioxygenase-like; its protein translation is MVQAWYMDKSAADPRLPHRTQPDRLVGLEQLRTLGVLYWKLDADKYENDPELEKIRKERNYSWMDIITICKEKLPNYEEKIKMFFEEHLHLDEEIRYILEGSGYFDVRDKEDKWIRISMEKGDMITLPAGIYHRFTLDEKNYVKAMRLFVGEPVWTPYNRPADHFEARVQYVKFLEGRA